A stretch of the Arcobacter sp. LA11 genome encodes the following:
- a CDS encoding ABC transporter permease: MKFILKILKDFPSYLWSGWGAIASIFLFIAFWDLGNQLYGNLVLPSPKETFSTLFVMLKDDAVWVDILLTIKRAVYGFSISLLFGSFLGLLSGLFVTASIMSRPIVTILVGMPPIAWIVLAMIWFGMSDMTVIFTVIVASFPIIFIGALQGTRTIEGDLKEMADSFKLPFRMKLLDIYFPHIFSYIFPAWVSALGMSWKIVVMAELLSANDGIGAALAIARSQLDTPTALALVVIMIGSLLLIEYLILEPIKREVELWRE, from the coding sequence ATGAAATTTATCTTAAAAATTTTAAAGGATTTTCCATCTTATTTATGGAGTGGTTGGGGTGCTATTGCATCTATATTTTTATTTATCGCTTTTTGGGATTTAGGAAATCAATTATATGGGAACTTAGTCCTTCCTAGTCCAAAAGAAACATTTTCAACACTATTTGTTATGTTAAAAGATGATGCTGTGTGGGTAGATATTTTATTAACTATTAAACGAGCAGTTTATGGTTTCTCTATTTCACTTTTATTTGGTTCATTTTTAGGACTTTTATCGGGTCTTTTTGTAACTGCATCAATTATGAGTAGACCAATAGTAACTATACTTGTTGGTATGCCTCCTATTGCATGGATTGTATTAGCAATGATTTGGTTTGGTATGAGTGATATGACAGTTATATTTACAGTTATAGTTGCATCTTTTCCGATAATTTTTATTGGAGCGTTACAAGGAACTAGAACAATAGAAGGTGATTTAAAAGAGATGGCGGATAGTTTTAAATTACCTTTTAGAATGAAGCTTTTGGATATTTATTTTCCTCATATTTTTTCATATATTTTCCCTGCATGGGTTAGTGCACTTGGTATGTCTTGGAAAATTGTAGTAATGGCTGAACTTTTATCTGCAAATGATGGAATAGGAGCTGCTTTAGCAATTGCAAGAAGTCAACTTGATACTCCAACAGCTTTAGCTTTAGTTGTAATTATGATTGGTTCTTTATTATTAATTGAATATTTAATTTTAGAACCAATAAAAAGAGAGGTAGAGTTATGGAGAGAATAG
- a CDS encoding sensor histidine kinase produces MSTPKSYSLNTKITLTFTILGLVLLAILFIQIIPNMQDEQKEYKKNQIEHMITLTNQQIKLGVQLLIHEKETKTNEIESFLKTRVNEFLKNVENEKNIELKNLSDDLKCKIYIVDNHDKTLYSSHNNSLLINKELLKNDKVLIYRKKQEHMCPKRAESIFYSRSIKEGKETLVTKCEPKAFKNRHENLEENIKQDLQKSFDLTYKDHKGKINLIWINTRHEDVEDKPLYNSKDKPYNNKYCLSKMSSSDYPQTGLLSAKQILEAANKEPIYHLLDSKDKPFKYTNPALTWVRIIQDKRDRKLLFLTTVYLEDFNREFYSPLLKIFPAAILSLLLAIFLGFFLFKRLFKSINILTNTAKEIDNGNINLRSEIEGNDDIAVLAKTFDSMLDSIEKNINELDKKVEGKTKELRSSLEEKETLLKEIHHRVKNNLAMTINLIKLQKSKIEDEKTKNTLTDIQERIFTMELLHRKLYESKDLNSIPFKKYVLELIEDLDSTYGRTKDIKINSFIDDINMNIEYALPCGLIITELITNAYKYGFVDAEGKLEVFFVVDNNKCTLSIKDNGKGLPSSIDIKKVKSLGLKLVSTIVKGQLFGKFDYRYDNGSKFIIQFKL; encoded by the coding sequence ATGTCTACTCCAAAATCATATTCGCTAAATACAAAAATCACGCTCACTTTTACAATTTTAGGATTAGTATTACTAGCCATTTTATTTATTCAAATTATTCCAAATATGCAAGATGAGCAAAAAGAATATAAAAAAAATCAAATAGAACATATGATTACTTTGACAAATCAGCAAATAAAGCTTGGAGTACAGCTTTTAATACATGAAAAAGAAACGAAAACGAATGAAATAGAATCATTCCTAAAAACTCGAGTTAATGAATTTTTGAAAAATGTTGAGAATGAAAAAAATATTGAATTAAAAAATCTAAGTGATGACTTAAAATGTAAGATATATATAGTTGATAATCATGATAAAACTTTATATAGCAGTCATAATAATAGTCTTCTTATAAATAAGGAGTTATTAAAAAATGATAAGGTCTTAATTTATAGAAAAAAACAAGAACATATGTGTCCTAAGAGGGCTGAAAGTATATTTTATTCTAGAAGTATAAAAGAAGGGAAAGAGACTTTAGTAACTAAATGTGAGCCAAAAGCATTTAAGAATAGACATGAAAATTTAGAAGAAAATATTAAACAGGATTTACAAAAAAGTTTTGATTTAACTTATAAAGATCATAAAGGTAAAATCAATTTAATATGGATAAATACAAGACATGAAGATGTTGAAGATAAACCTTTATATAATTCAAAAGATAAACCATATAATAATAAATATTGTTTGAGTAAAATGTCAAGTTCAGATTATCCTCAAACAGGACTTCTTTCTGCAAAACAAATACTAGAAGCTGCCAATAAAGAACCTATTTACCACCTTTTAGATTCAAAAGATAAGCCATTTAAATATACAAACCCGGCATTAACTTGGGTTAGAATAATACAAGATAAAAGAGATAGAAAACTTTTGTTTTTGACAACGGTATATTTAGAAGATTTTAATAGAGAATTTTATTCTCCCTTATTAAAAATATTTCCTGCAGCAATTTTATCTTTGTTGCTTGCAATATTTTTAGGCTTTTTCCTTTTTAAAAGACTTTTTAAGAGTATTAATATTTTAACTAATACAGCAAAAGAGATTGATAATGGCAATATAAATTTAAGAAGTGAAATTGAAGGTAATGATGATATTGCGGTACTTGCAAAAACTTTTGATAGCATGTTAGATTCTATAGAAAAAAATATAAATGAATTGGATAAAAAAGTTGAAGGTAAAACTAAAGAACTTAGGAGTTCATTAGAAGAAAAAGAGACACTTTTAAAAGAGATACACCATAGAGTAAAAAATAATCTCGCAATGACTATAAATTTAATAAAACTTCAAAAGTCAAAAATTGAAGATGAAAAAACAAAAAATACTTTAACTGATATTCAGGAAAGAATTTTTACTATGGAATTACTTCATAGAAAACTTTATGAATCAAAAGATTTAAATTCAATACCATTTAAAAAGTATGTCTTAGAACTTATAGAGGATTTAGATAGTACTTATGGCAGAACAAAAGATATTAAAATAAATAGCTTTATAGATGATATTAATATGAATATCGAATATGCCTTACCTTGTGGTTTAATAATTACAGAATTAATTACAAATGCTTATAAATATGGTTTTGTAGATGCTGAAGGAAAACTAGAAGTTTTTTTTGTAGTTGATAATAATAAATGTACTTTAAGTATAAAAGACAATGGAAAAGGACTTCCTTCTTCAATTGATATAAAAAAAGTAAAAAGCTTAGGTTTAAAGCTTGTATCGACAATTGTAAAAGGTCAGTTATTTGGAAAATTTGATTATAGATATGATAATGGGTCAAAATTTATAATACAGTTTAAATTATAG
- a CDS encoding response regulator: protein MKKFPNLYDNNTSVLIVEDEAVLAMGMEYSLEEFGYEVTGIETTADAAIKHANINNPDIILMDIKLKGEKTGIDAAKEIWAYNKIPIVFLTSFSDDKTIKNAMESEPYGYLIKPCRDEELKVAIETALHKHKYFFKNKDSLEINKKTEKKIACIEGYSFNKAKKILFKNDLPIKLTGNESKLFDILSDYPNEPVSFEKINNYIWRDDYTDIGKLRTLVYRIKNKLGTNLIENIFELGYKLKIN, encoded by the coding sequence ATGAAAAAATTTCCAAATTTATATGATAATAATACCTCTGTACTAATTGTTGAAGATGAAGCAGTCTTAGCAATGGGAATGGAGTATTCTTTAGAAGAATTTGGATATGAAGTAACAGGAATAGAAACTACAGCAGATGCAGCTATTAAACATGCAAATATAAATAACCCTGATATCATACTTATGGATATAAAATTAAAAGGTGAAAAAACAGGAATTGATGCAGCAAAAGAGATTTGGGCTTATAATAAAATACCAATAGTTTTTTTAACTTCTTTTAGTGATGATAAAACTATTAAAAATGCAATGGAAAGTGAACCTTATGGTTATTTGATAAAACCTTGTAGAGATGAAGAATTAAAAGTTGCTATAGAAACAGCTTTACATAAGCATAAGTATTTTTTTAAAAATAAAGATTCTTTAGAAATAAATAAAAAAACTGAAAAAAAGATAGCCTGTATAGAAGGATATAGTTTTAATAAAGCAAAAAAAATACTTTTTAAAAATGACTTACCTATAAAATTGACAGGAAATGAATCAAAACTATTTGATATATTATCTGATTATCCAAATGAGCCAGTAAGTTTTGAAAAGATTAATAACTATATTTGGAGAGATGATTATACAGATATTGGTAAGTTAAGAACTTTAGTTTATAGAATAAAAAATAAATTAGGTACTAATTTAATTGAAAATATTTTTGAATTAGGTTATAAGTTAAAAATTAATTAG